Within the Bradyrhizobium cosmicum genome, the region CCATGTTCTCGGCCACGGTCATGTGCGGATAGAGCGCGTAGTTCTGGAACACCATCGCAATGTCCCGCTCCTTGGGCTGGACATTGTTGACGACGCGGTCGCCGATCGAGATCGTGCCGGAGGTGATGTTCTCGAGGCCTGCGAGCATGCGCAGAAGCGTCGACTTGCCGCAGCCGGAGGGACCAACCAGAACGACGAACTGGCCATCCTCGATCGGAATCGAGACGCCGTGCAGGACTTCAAAATTGCCGAACGATTTTCGCACGTCGCGGATTTGCACAGACGACATCTAGCTCCCTCCTCGAAAGTCCACGGCGCTCCGAGCGCCGCGACCGTCTTGTTTTTTCAGACTTCACCAACCGAAGCCCGATCTTGGCGAGCGACATTGTCGGCAGTTTGTGCGGTTTTGGCAATTTGTCTTTGGTTAGTCGCTGCTGGTAGCGCTGTCAACGTTCCTTTGTTTGCGGGAGTGACTGTGTTAAGAGCAGCAAATGGGTCGAAAACGCACCAAGTCAGGCAAAATCCGGCTGGCGGAAGTCGCCGAGCTTGCCGGCGTCAGCCCGATCACGGCGTCGCGCTTCTTCCGCAATCCGGAGGCGCTGTCGGTGGCCAAGCGGACGCGGGTCGAGAGCGCCGCCAGGGAGCTCGGCTACGTGCCGAACCTCGCGGCACGCGCGCTGGCCTCGCAACGCACCGAGGTAATCGGTGTCTTGATTCCGTCGCTGACCAACAACGTATTCTCCGACGTGCTGCGCGGCATCTATGACGCTTCCGAAGGCAGCCGGTACTCGATCCAATTGTCCAACACACGCTATAGTATTCTCCAGGAGGAGAAGCTTCTGCGCCTGTTTCTGGCGCAGAAGCCGGCCGGACTGATCGTTACCGGCATCGACCAGACCGCGGAATCGCGCGCGATGCTGGAGGCCGCCGACTGCCCGATCGTGCAGATCATGGAGGTCGGGCCCAATCCGGTCGACATGATGATCGGCTTTTCGCACTATGATGCAGCGCGCGCGGCGGTCGCGCACCTGTTCGCGCAAGGCCACCGCAAGATTGGCTTCGTCGGCGCGCGCATGGACCCGCGGGTGCAACGGCGGCTGGACGGATATGTCTCGGCCATGAAGGAAGCAGGCCTGTACGAACAGCGCCTCGTCGTCACCACGGCGACGCCGACCTCGGTGACGCTCGGCGGCACCCTCTTCGCCGATCTGCTCGGACGCGAGCCCGGCATCGATGCGGTGTTCTGCGCCAATGACGACCTCGCGCTCGGCGTTCTCTTCGAATGCCGGCGCCGGGAGATCGCGATCCCCGAACAGATCGCGATCGTCGGCTTCAACGACCTCGAGTTCATGGCCTCCGCGGTCCCCACCCTCACCAGCGTGCGCACCAACCGCTACGAGATGGGCAACACCGCCGCGACCATGCTGATCGAGGCGATCGACGGGCGGCGCCCGGAGCGTCCCGTGCTCGATCTCGGCTTCAAGGTGATCGAGCGGCAGAGCTCGGCATCGCGGCGTCCGGACAGCAAGCCAGCCGTATCCGGCGCAGTCGCCGCGAACAAAATGATAGCGTTACCAAGTGGCGGTGAGTAGTATCGACCTCGTGAGGAAATGACCCGCCAACGGGCCTTTGAACCATCGACCGCGCCGTTGGGCATCGCACCAGCCGAAGCTGAGCCCCCGACGCCAGTGCGTTTGCATTGCAGGAGAAACCAATGACAAAAAACCCAACCAATGGGCATGCGCCCGCCAGCAACGGCGCTCGCCGCCACCTCCGCTCCCAGGAATGGTTCAACAACCCGCATAATCCGGGCATGACCGCGCTCTATATGGAGCGTTATCTGAATTACGGCCTGACCCGCGCCGAGTTGCAGTCCGGCAAGCCGATCATCGGCATTGCCCAGACCGGCAACGACCTCTCCCCGTGCAACCGTCACCATATCGAGCTGGCGCACCGCGTCCGCGAAGGTATCCGCGAGGCCGGCGGCATTGCGATGGAATTCCCGACCCATCCGATCCAGGAGACCGGCAAGCGCCCGACCGCGGCGCTCGACCGCAACCTCGCCTATCTCGGCCTGGTCGAGATCCTCTACGGCTATCCGCTCGACGGCGTGGTGCTGACCACCGGCTGCGACAAGACCACGCCCGCCTGCATGATGGCGGCGGCGACCGTGAACCTGCCCGCGATCGTGCTGTCGGGCGGCCCGATGCTGAACGGCTGGCACGCGGGCGAGCGCACCGGCTCCGGCACCATCGTCTGGAAGTCGCGCGAGCGGCTCGCTGCCGGCGAGATCGACTACGAGGAGTTCATGGAGATCGTGGCGTCCTCGGCGCCCTCGGTCGGCCACTGCAACACCATGGGCACGGCGTCGACCATGAACGGCCTCGCCGAAGCGCTCGGCTTCTCGCTGCCGGGCTGCGCCGCGATCCCCGCGCCCTATCGCGAGCGCGGCCAGATCGCCTACGAGACGGGAAAACGCGCCGTCGAGATGGTGTGGGAAGACCTCAAGCCCTCGGACATCCTGACCCGCAAGGCGTTCGAGAACTGCATCGTCATCAACTCGGCGATCGGCGGCTCGACCAACGCACCGATCCACATCAACGCGCTGGCCCGCCACATCGGCGTCGAACTGTCGATCGACGACTGGCAGAAGGTCGGCCACGACGTGCCGCTGCTGGTCAACATGCAGCCGGCCGGCTTCTATCTCGGCGAGGAATTCCACCGCGCCGGCGGCGTGCCGGCCGTGGTGCGCGAGTTGATGAAGCACAAGCGCATCCATGAGGACGCTGTCACGGTGAATGGCCGTGGCATCGGCGAGAACTGCAAGGACGCGCCGAAGCCCGACAACGACGTGATCTGGGCCTATGACAAGCCGCTGGTGAAGGACGCCGGCTTCCTGGTGCTGAAGGGCAATCTGTTCGATTCAGCGATCATGAAGACCAGCGTGATCTCCAAGGAATTCCGCGACCGCTATCTCAGCAACCCGAAGGACCTGAATGCCTTCGAGGGCCGTGCCATCGTGTTCGAGGGACCGGAGGACTACCACGCGCGGATCGACGATCCTTCGCTCGACATCGACGAGCATTGCATGCTGTTCGTCCGCGGCACCGGACCGATCGGCTATCCCGGCGGCGCCGAGGTCGTGAACATGCAGCCGCCGGCGGCGCTGATCAAACGCGGCATTCTCGCGCTGCCCTGCATCGGCGACGGCCGCCAGTCCGGCACCTCGGGCTCGCCCTCGATCCTGAACGCCTCACCGGAAGCCGCCGCCAATGGCGGACTTGCGATCCTCAAGACCGGCGACAAGGTGCGCATCGACCTCAACAAGGGCAGCGCCAACATCCTGATCTCGGACGAGGAGCTGAAGAAGCGCCACGCCGAACTCATGGCCAATGGCGGCTTCAAGCATCCGGCGAACCAGACGCCGTGGCAGGAGATCTATCGCAACACCGTCGGCCAGCAATCGACCGGCGCCTGCATGGAGCTCGCCACGCACTACCAGAACGTCGCCGGCACGTTCGGCGTGGCGCGGGATAATCACTGACAACCACACCGTCATTGCGAGCGCAGCGAAGCAATCCAGAGATATCTCCGCGGAGACAGTCTGGATTGCTTCGTCGCACCAGCGCAAAATTGCCTTGCAATTTTGTCGCGGGCTCATCGCAATGACGAGCCGATAGACACATTCAAGCCAAGGAGAAAAATAAAATGGCAGACCGCCTCAAGGGAAAACGCGCCGTCGTCACGGCAGCGGCAGCAGGCATCGGTCGCGCATGCGCCATCGCATTCGCGCGTGAAGGCGCGACCGTGATCGCCACCGACATCAACGAAGCCGGCATCGCGGGCCTGACCAAGGACGGCATCGCCGAGGTCGCCAAGCTCGACGTCCGCAACACCGCCGACGTCAACGCCTTTGCCGAGCGCGTCGGCAAGGTCGACATCCTGCTGAACGCGGCCGGCTTCGTGCATCATGGCACGATCCTGGAGTGCTCGGAGGAGGATTTCGACTTCTCGTTCGACCTCAACGTCAAATCGATGCACCGGACCATCAGGGCGTTCCTGCCCGACATGCTGGCGGGCGGCGGCGGCAGCATCGTCAACATCTCGTCCTGCGCCGCGCTGCGGCCGCCGGCGAATCGTTACGTCTACAGCGCGTCGAAGGCCGCGGTGTCGCTGCTGACCCGCGCGGTCGCGCTCGACTTCATCACCAAGGGCATCCGCTGCAACAGCATCTGCCCCGGCACCGTCGAGACCCCCTCGATGCTCGACCGCGCCGCAGCGCAGGGCCCGCAGGGCAAGGAGATGTTCATCTCCCGCCAGAAGATGGGCCGGCTCGGCACCGCCGACGAGATCGCGTCCATGGCGGTCTATCTCGGCAGCGACGAAAGCGCCTTCACCACCGGCGTCGACCTCGTCGTCGACGGCGGCTACATGCTCTGACGCCAGAGGCTGCCAGCATGAACAAGATCGATCTCAACGGCCGAGCCGCAATCGTCACCGGCGGCGCACAGGGCTTTGGCCGTGCCATCACCGAGCGCTTTGTCGCCTCCGGCGCCAGGGTCGCGATCTGGGACTTTGACGAAGGCTTGGCCGAGAAGACTGCAAAGGAGATTGGCGGCGAGACCAAGGTCTTCAAGGTCGACGTCACCGACACTGCTGCCGTCGAGCAGGCCCGCGATGCCACGCTCAAAGCCTTCGGCAAGATCGACATCCTCGTCAACAATGCCGGCATCGCCGGCGTCAACAAGCCGGTCTGGGAGACCGATCTGGAGGAATGGCGCAAGGTGCTGCGCATCAACCTCGACGGTCCCTTCATCGTCTGCAAGGCGATAGTGCCCGCGATGATCGCGCAGAAATACGGGCGGATCGTCAACATTGCCTCGATCGCCGGGAAGGAAGGCAATCCCAACGCCGCGCACTACTCGGCCTCCAAGGCCGGCCTGATCGCGCTGACGAAGTCGCTCGGCAAGGAGCTCGCGGCCCACGACATTCTCGTCAACGCCGTGACGCCGGCGGCGGCGAAGACCGCGATCTTCGACCAGATGACGCAGCAGCATATCGACTTCATGCTGTCGAAGATCCCGAAGGGCCGCTTCGTGCTGGTGGAAGAGCTCGCGGCCATGGTGAGCTGGCTCGCGTCCGAGGACTGCGCGTTCTCGACCGGCGCCGTGTTCGACATCTCGGGCGGACGCGCAACTTACTGAGATCACGACCATCCCGGCGTGAGGTCAGACCTGGCTTGACGCCGCCTGCGCACGCCGGCCCGTCGTCGTCACGATCCAGATCCCGGCGAACACGGCGACGATGCCGGCCGCCAGATTCCAGCGCAACGGCTCGTGCAGCAGCCAGGTCCCGACCAGCGAGGCCGTGATCGGGTTGACCGTCACCGAGATCGCGACGCGCGTCGGCGTCGTCCGCTCCAGCGCGAAGGCCCAGAGATAGAAGGTCACCGCCGCGCCGAACGCGCCGAGATAGAGAGCCGCCAGCCATTGCGGTAGGCCGAAGCCGAAAACCGGCGCAAAGCTGCCGCGAACATATGAGAGCAGGATGAGGCAAACCGCACCTGCCGCCATGCCCATCGTCGTAAAGGCAATCGGGCTGGAGCGCCCGATCAACGGTTTTGACCAGATTCCGTACAGCGCCATGCACAGCGCCGCCGCCATCATCAAGAGATCGCCGCGCCAAGCGCCAGCTGGTGCCGAGGCCAGGTCGGAGAGCAGCGCAACGGCAACGCCCAACGTTGCGATCACAACGCCGATCGATTTGCGCCAGGTCAGGGCTTCGGCGCCGAGGGCGGCCCCGATCACCAGCGACAACAGCGGAAGCGTCGACAGCGCGAGAGCGCCGCGCGCGGCGGTCGTGAAGATCAGCGACGCATTGAACAGGATCGGGAACAGCGCGAAGAACAGGATGCCGAGCCCGATCGCAGCGGGCCAATCCCCTCGCCCCGGCCAGCGGTCGCCGCGCAGCAGCGTCAGCGGAAACAGCAGCAGAAAGCCGATGCCGAACCGGAACGAGCCGATCGCCAGCGGATCGAGACTGCTGACGAGATAGCGCGTCGCGCCAATCGAGGTGCCACCGAGGCCGCTCGACAGCACGGCGGCCAGAACGCCGGAGATTTCCGCCACAAGTCCTCCTGTTGATGCTTTGAAAGCAGCATACGAGGCTCGCCCAAACAGGGAATGGAATTTCCTTCATGCTGGGATAAGTTTTCATCATGACCGCACCTGTTCTTGATCCCGATCTGCTGAGGGCCTTCCTTGCCGTCTCCGAGCATCACTCGTTCACGCGCGCGGCCGCGACGCTCAACCGGACCCAATCGGCGGTGAGCGTTCAGATCAGGCGTTTGGAGCAACGGCTCGGGACAGAACTGTTTCAGCGCACCAGGGCCGGCGTGGCACTGACCGCGGCGGGTGATGAGCTCCTCATCTATGCGAGGCGGCTGCTCGACCTCAATGCCGAGGCGGTCGATGCGCTCCGCGCGCGCAAGTACGAAACCGTCGTCCGTCTCGGCGTGATGGACGATTACGGCACGATCGTCATTCCGCCCTTGCTGGCGCGCTTTGCCCAAAACCATCCGGAGATCCAGGTCGAGATCGAGACCGGACTGACCGCGACCATGCCGGCGCGACTCGGCGATGCCTATGATCTCGTCATCGCCATGCACCCGAAGGGACGCGGTGGCGGCGAGTTGCTACGGAGCGAGCAAGCGGTCTGGGCCGCGGCCGAGTCGTATCCAGCCGGCATGCAGCACGACGTGTTGCCCGTCGCGCTCTACCCGCCGGGTTGCCTGTTCCGTCAATGGGCCGCGGACGCCCTCGATGCCGCCGGCCGGCCCTGGCGGCTGGCCTTTGTCAGCCGGACGCTCGCAGCGGTGGAGGCGATCGCGGCGCAGGGCCTCGCGATCACGGTCGTGAAAGCCGGCACCCTGCCCTCTCGCCTGCGCGTCCTGTCGTTACGCGACGGCCTGCCGCCGCTGCCGTCGGCGGACATCCGCCTCCACCGCGCGCGCGATCTGTCGCGCCCGGCGGCGCTGCTGGCGGATCATCTGCAGCGTGGCATTTCGGCACCGGGCACCCTATGTTGAGCTGAAGCGTTGCTGCACCGCCGGTTCGGCCGGGTCGTCTGCAAGGCCGCAGGCACAACCGGGACAGACGAGCCGTGAACATCAATTTCTATGACCTCTCGGTGTGGGTGCTGCCGCTTTTGCTCGCCATCACCTTCCATGAGGCTGCGCACGCCTTTGTCGCGCATCGGCTCGGCGACAACACGGCCTGGCAGCTCGGCCGCGACAGCTTCAACCCGCTCCGCCACGTCGATCCGTTCGGCACGCTGATCCTGCCGGCGATGCTGCTGTTTGCGCATTCGCCGTTCCTGTTCGGCTATGCCAAGCCGGTGCCGGTGAACTATCGCAACCTCAACAACCCCAGGCTCGACATGGTCTGGGTGGCGCTGGCTGGGCCCGCCACCAACATTCTGCTGGCGCTCGCGGCGGGCCTCGCCGTTCACGCCCTGTCCTGGATACCCGCCGGTTCGGCGCAATGGATCGCCGACAACCTCAAGAACGCGATCCTGATCAACGCGGTCTTGGCGGTCTTCAACATGATGCCGATCCCGCCGCTCGACGGCGGGCGAGTCGCGGTCGGGCTGTTGCCCCGCCCGCTCGCCCTGCCGCTGGCCCGGCTCGAGCCGTTCGGGATGATGATCCTGATCGCGCTGCTGATCCTGCTGCCTTTGGCCGGCTCGCAGTTCGGTCTAAATCTTGATGTTATTTCAGCAATACTGCGATCGTTGACCGGTTATGTGATTCAGGCTGTTCTCTTTCTGACCGGCAATGCGTAGTTGAACAGCGACACTCGAACACACAAGCCGAAGGGCCAGAGGCCGACTTGGTCAAAGCTGCCGATATGCTGATCGCGCGACGCGCCGACACCCGTGCCCGCGCCGATTTCGCCACCTGGAAGATGATGGCCAAGCTCAACGGGTCGTCCGCTCTGCCTCCGGAGGCTCAGGAGTTCCTCGCGAGCTACAAGAACCTGCTGGCGCAGATGAGCGAGGGCGAAGCCAACGAGGCCACCATTGGCGCGATCTACAAGGCCTACTATGCCGAGATGGGTGGTGCAGGAACTCCGCCCGACGTCCAGCCGCGCGCGGCTGAGCCTGCGGCGGACAATGTTACCGCCTTCCGACGGCCGGCACCCAAGCCGAAGAAGACGGGGGCCTCCTTCGTGTCGGCTACGTTCGGCGGAACCCAGAAGCGGCCGCTCCCGGTCGCCCTGATCTTCGCCTGCCTGGTCGTGGTCTACGTCTCGATCCGGCTCTACTGGCGTTGAGAAGAGGGCCGCGCTGCGGCCTCGGCCTTGGCACCCTTCTCGTTCTTCCTGAAAAGCACCGGCAAGACGAAGGTCAGCCCTTCGTCGGCGACCAGCGCCGGCGGGGTCGGGACGGGATCGGAGCGCCTGACCATTCCGATGGCGGCCTCGTCGAACGCCGCATCGCCCGATCCCTTCTCGATGGCAACCTCGACCACATGGCCGAGCCGGTCGAGCGTCAGCCGAACCGAGAGCTCGGCCGCCTTGAACAGGCCTTTGGGATAGCGCTTATGCCGGTCGAGATGCGCGACCAGGTCCTTTTCCCAGCCCTGGCGAATGCGTACCGAACGGTCGCTCTTCTTTTCCGCATCGGAGGTCGGCATCGCCGTCGCTTCGGCGGCGGGTGAAGCCACCGAGGCCGCGGTGGGGACAACCGATTCCTTGGTTTCCTCCTCGACCGGTTTCTTGGTCTCGTTCATCGTCACGGCCCGGTCGGCCTCCTTGACCTCCATCGGGACGTCCTTGGGAAGGCTGCTCTCCTTGAGCTCGGCCTTCTGCTGGGTCAGCTCGGGCGAGGCCACCGACTCGTTCGAGTCAGGCCCGGGCGGCAATTCGCTGGGTTCGCCATTGGGCGACATGGACTCGAGTCCAACCTCGATGCCCTGCGGGTCCGCGATGAAGTCCGGCTCTTCGTTGCGCAAATAGGCCAGCGCCAGCGCGGCGCCGCCCAGATGCAGCGCGAGCGCTCCCACGGCGGCGAACAGCCACAGCTTGCGAGACGGTTTCAGTTCGTAATCGGACATCGGCGTCGGGCCTTCGTCACGGCTTCGGTGCGTCCGTCGGCGCGCCCTGCGGCGCTGCCCCCGGAACACCTTCCAGCGTCACCAGCTTGACCTTGGAATAGCCTCCCTTGTTCAGGAACTCCAGCACGGCCATCAGCTCGCCATATGGCACGGCACGATCGGCGCGCAGGAAGATATACTTGTCCCTGCTCATGTCCGGCGTGTTGTCGAGCGCACTGACGAGATCGACGCGCTTGACGAAAGTCTCCCCGATCGCGACCGAAAGATCCGGCTTGATGCTGACATAGGTCGGCTTGTCGGGCTTCTTCTGCGGCGTCGATGTCGACGTCGGCAGATCGATCGGCAGGTCGACCGTGGACAACGGAGCTGCGACCATGAAGATGATCAGCAGCACCAGCATGACGTCAATGAAAGGCGTGACGTTGATGTCATGCGTTTCGTTGAAATCGTCGTCGTCATCGTTGTCCGTGATCGAAACGGCCATGGCTCACTCCGCCGCGCGCGAATGCACGCTGCCGTGACTGCGGTCGAGATCGCGCGACAGCAGGCGCGCAGCCGCACCCGAGGCGCGGCTGACGAGCTCGAGATAGCCCTTCGTCACGCGCGAGAAGTGGTTGTAGATGATGACGGCGGGGATCGCAGCGACGAGGCCGATCGCGGTGGCGAGCAACGCCTCGGCGATCCCCGGCGCGACCACGGCAAGGTTGGTGGTCTGCGACTTCGAGATGCCGATGAAGCTGTTCATGATGCCCCAGACCGTGCCGAACAGGCCGACGAAGGGCGACGTGGAGCCGATGGTCGCCAGCACGCCCATGCCGATCCGGATGCGACGACCCTCGGCGCGCACGATCTCGGAGAAGCTCGAAGCTACGCGCTCCTTGATGCCGGCGTCGCTGGAGATGCCCGCCGACATCCGCGCTTCGCGCAGCGCGGACGCGAGGAAGGACGGCAACACCCCCTGCTTGGCGCCGAGCGCCATCTGCGCCTCCGCCAGCGAGCGCGCTTCCGAAACTTTCTTCAATGCCGAACGAAGCTTGGCGGAGGCAACCGACAGCTCGATCGATTTGGCGATGAGGACGGCCCATGTCGTCAGCGACGCGAACGCGAGCCCGATCATCACCGCCTTCACGATGATGTCGGCCGACATGAACATCACCCAGGGCGACAATTCCTTCATGGCCGGGGCGGTCGACTTCACCGAACGGCCGCCCGGCTCACCCGGCACAGCGTCGGCCGGTGCGGAGGCAATCGGGGGAGTTACCGGCGTGGCGGCCGTCGGGGCAACCGCCGGTGCCGCGGTCGAAAGCACCGTCGCCGGACCGGCCGCTGCCGGAGC harbors:
- a CDS encoding LacI family DNA-binding transcriptional regulator, with protein sequence MGRKRTKSGKIRLAEVAELAGVSPITASRFFRNPEALSVAKRTRVESAARELGYVPNLAARALASQRTEVIGVLIPSLTNNVFSDVLRGIYDASEGSRYSIQLSNTRYSILQEEKLLRLFLAQKPAGLIVTGIDQTAESRAMLEAADCPIVQIMEVGPNPVDMMIGFSHYDAARAAVAHLFAQGHRKIGFVGARMDPRVQRRLDGYVSAMKEAGLYEQRLVVTTATPTSVTLGGTLFADLLGREPGIDAVFCANDDLALGVLFECRRREIAIPEQIAIVGFNDLEFMASAVPTLTSVRTNRYEMGNTAATMLIEAIDGRRPERPVLDLGFKVIERQSSASRRPDSKPAVSGAVAANKMIALPSGGE
- a CDS encoding IlvD/Edd family dehydratase translates to MTKNPTNGHAPASNGARRHLRSQEWFNNPHNPGMTALYMERYLNYGLTRAELQSGKPIIGIAQTGNDLSPCNRHHIELAHRVREGIREAGGIAMEFPTHPIQETGKRPTAALDRNLAYLGLVEILYGYPLDGVVLTTGCDKTTPACMMAAATVNLPAIVLSGGPMLNGWHAGERTGSGTIVWKSRERLAAGEIDYEEFMEIVASSAPSVGHCNTMGTASTMNGLAEALGFSLPGCAAIPAPYRERGQIAYETGKRAVEMVWEDLKPSDILTRKAFENCIVINSAIGGSTNAPIHINALARHIGVELSIDDWQKVGHDVPLLVNMQPAGFYLGEEFHRAGGVPAVVRELMKHKRIHEDAVTVNGRGIGENCKDAPKPDNDVIWAYDKPLVKDAGFLVLKGNLFDSAIMKTSVISKEFRDRYLSNPKDLNAFEGRAIVFEGPEDYHARIDDPSLDIDEHCMLFVRGTGPIGYPGGAEVVNMQPPAALIKRGILALPCIGDGRQSGTSGSPSILNASPEAAANGGLAILKTGDKVRIDLNKGSANILISDEELKKRHAELMANGGFKHPANQTPWQEIYRNTVGQQSTGACMELATHYQNVAGTFGVARDNH
- a CDS encoding SDR family oxidoreductase, encoding MADRLKGKRAVVTAAAAGIGRACAIAFAREGATVIATDINEAGIAGLTKDGIAEVAKLDVRNTADVNAFAERVGKVDILLNAAGFVHHGTILECSEEDFDFSFDLNVKSMHRTIRAFLPDMLAGGGGSIVNISSCAALRPPANRYVYSASKAAVSLLTRAVALDFITKGIRCNSICPGTVETPSMLDRAAAQGPQGKEMFISRQKMGRLGTADEIASMAVYLGSDESAFTTGVDLVVDGGYML
- a CDS encoding SDR family NAD(P)-dependent oxidoreductase, which produces MNKIDLNGRAAIVTGGAQGFGRAITERFVASGARVAIWDFDEGLAEKTAKEIGGETKVFKVDVTDTAAVEQARDATLKAFGKIDILVNNAGIAGVNKPVWETDLEEWRKVLRINLDGPFIVCKAIVPAMIAQKYGRIVNIASIAGKEGNPNAAHYSASKAGLIALTKSLGKELAAHDILVNAVTPAAAKTAIFDQMTQQHIDFMLSKIPKGRFVLVEELAAMVSWLASEDCAFSTGAVFDISGGRATY
- a CDS encoding DMT family transporter, coding for MAEISGVLAAVLSSGLGGTSIGATRYLVSSLDPLAIGSFRFGIGFLLLFPLTLLRGDRWPGRGDWPAAIGLGILFFALFPILFNASLIFTTAARGALALSTLPLLSLVIGAALGAEALTWRKSIGVVIATLGVAVALLSDLASAPAGAWRGDLLMMAAALCMALYGIWSKPLIGRSSPIAFTTMGMAAGAVCLILLSYVRGSFAPVFGFGLPQWLAALYLGAFGAAVTFYLWAFALERTTPTRVAISVTVNPITASLVGTWLLHEPLRWNLAAGIVAVFAGIWIVTTTGRRAQAASSQV
- a CDS encoding LysR substrate-binding domain-containing protein; the protein is MTAPVLDPDLLRAFLAVSEHHSFTRAAATLNRTQSAVSVQIRRLEQRLGTELFQRTRAGVALTAAGDELLIYARRLLDLNAEAVDALRARKYETVVRLGVMDDYGTIVIPPLLARFAQNHPEIQVEIETGLTATMPARLGDAYDLVIAMHPKGRGGGELLRSEQAVWAAAESYPAGMQHDVLPVALYPPGCLFRQWAADALDAAGRPWRLAFVSRTLAAVEAIAAQGLAITVVKAGTLPSRLRVLSLRDGLPPLPSADIRLHRARDLSRPAALLADHLQRGISAPGTLC
- a CDS encoding site-2 protease family protein translates to MNINFYDLSVWVLPLLLAITFHEAAHAFVAHRLGDNTAWQLGRDSFNPLRHVDPFGTLILPAMLLFAHSPFLFGYAKPVPVNYRNLNNPRLDMVWVALAGPATNILLALAAGLAVHALSWIPAGSAQWIADNLKNAILINAVLAVFNMMPIPPLDGGRVAVGLLPRPLALPLARLEPFGMMILIALLILLPLAGSQFGLNLDVISAILRSLTGYVIQAVLFLTGNA
- a CDS encoding TonB family protein; its protein translation is MSDYELKPSRKLWLFAAVGALALHLGGAALALAYLRNEEPDFIADPQGIEVGLESMSPNGEPSELPPGPDSNESVASPELTQQKAELKESSLPKDVPMEVKEADRAVTMNETKKPVEEETKESVVPTAASVASPAAEATAMPTSDAEKKSDRSVRIRQGWEKDLVAHLDRHKRYPKGLFKAAELSVRLTLDRLGHVVEVAIEKGSGDAAFDEAAIGMVRRSDPVPTPPALVADEGLTFVLPVLFRKNEKGAKAEAAARPSSQRQ
- the exbD gene encoding TonB system transport protein ExbD; amino-acid sequence: MAVSITDNDDDDDFNETHDINVTPFIDVMLVLLIIFMVAAPLSTVDLPIDLPTSTSTPQKKPDKPTYVSIKPDLSVAIGETFVKRVDLVSALDNTPDMSRDKYIFLRADRAVPYGELMAVLEFLNKGGYSKVKLVTLEGVPGAAPQGAPTDAPKP
- the exbB gene encoding tonB-system energizer ExbB, yielding MKIMSLRASLAAAVMLAAAWLAFPVFAQQQTAPAAAPSSTAPAAAGPATVLSTAAPAVAPTAATPVTPPIASAPADAVPGEPGGRSVKSTAPAMKELSPWVMFMSADIIVKAVMIGLAFASLTTWAVLIAKSIELSVASAKLRSALKKVSEARSLAEAQMALGAKQGVLPSFLASALREARMSAGISSDAGIKERVASSFSEIVRAEGRRIRIGMGVLATIGSTSPFVGLFGTVWGIMNSFIGISKSQTTNLAVVAPGIAEALLATAIGLVAAIPAVIIYNHFSRVTKGYLELVSRASGAAARLLSRDLDRSHGSVHSRAAE